ACGAACCAACGCGGAAATCATACGCTGCGGCGACCGTCAGAAAATAGAGCGGCATGGTCAGGATCACACCCACGTAGCACAGATACATCCCCATCACGCTCAACAAGATGGCAATCAGGTTCAAGAAGGCCAGTTCCCAGAACCGGTGCCGCGTGGCTTCCCAGCTCACGTCCAGGGCGGTCGACAGCGAGTAGCCGCGA
The Pirellulales bacterium genome window above contains:
- a CDS encoding glycerophosphoryl diester phosphodiesterase membrane domain-containing protein, which produces GNQAPQVAVFALFFPLQLLGLMFQMIWTIWIGTRTMFVLPTIVDRGYSLSTALDVSWEATRHRFWELAFLNLIAILLSVMGMYLCYVGVILTMPLYFLTVAAAYDFRVGSFRNAT